A segment of the Bacteriovorax sp. PP10 genome:
TAAAAGAAAAATACCAAAAGAAAATTTATGTCCTGGAGCCTCGTAAGCTTGCTGCTAAGCTGGCCTCTACTTTTGTGGCCAGAAGTCTGGGAGAAGTGCCTGGGCAGTCAGTAGGGCATATTTTCAAGTATGAACGCGTGGCCTCTGATAAGACTCAGATTGTGTTTCTAACGGAAGGAACTTTTTTAAGAATCCTTGCTTCTGATCCTAAACTTAGCGATTGCGATGTGATCATTCTGGATGAGTTTCACGAAAGGCATTATTACACTGATGTCGCTTTAAGCTTTCTCTTAAAAATTAAAGAAACGAATCCCAACTTAAAAATCATTATCATGTCGGCCACCATCAATCTGACGGAGCTTGATGTTTTATTGCAGGGAAAAGCAAAGACCCTTGAGTTAAACGAATCCAAACATACTTTAAAGTTAGACTATCTTCCGAATGACACTTTGGTTTTAAAAGATCCGTTGGAGAGAAAAGTTTATAATGCTTTATCTTCGGTCATCAATCGTCCTGGCCATGTTCTGATATTCCTTCCAGGGATGTTTGAAATTAAAAAGTGCGAAGAGATCATTCAAAATAATTTTAATTTTGAAGTGATCATTCTTCACGGTGAAGTCGGTGGGGTCGATATTACTGATGAGTATTATGACCTATCTAAGAAAAAAATTATTCTCTCGACTAATATTGCTGAGAGTTCAGTGACGATTCCCGGAGTGAGAACGGTTATCGATTCCGGCCTTCACAAAATTAATAAATTAAATCCAGTCACCAGGCTGCCATTTGTTGAACTAAGAAAGATCAGTCAATCATCGGCGATTCAAAGGGCCAATAGAGCTTCGAGAGAAGATGCAGGTCTTGCCTTCAGGCTTTACTCTGAGTTTGATTACCAAGGGCGCGATCAATTCGATACGCCGGAAATCAACCGCGTGGACTTAAGTGAGTTGATGATTACGACTGCAGATATTTTCAATCGTGGGATTGAGGATTTTACATTCCTGGCCCCTTTAAAAGAGTCAGAAGTTATAAAATCAAAAAAGTACCTGGAAGAAATAGGGTTGTTTGAAGAAGGTAAACCTAATGCGGCTGCAAAACGTTTATCGCGCTTTCCTTTTCATCCAAGAATTTCAAAGATTTTAGATGAGGCCTCAAAAGGTAATGAGAGATCATTTAATAATGTTGTCAATTACCTGGCCGACCTGATTGAACCAAAATCTAGTTACCGTTTTAAAACTCTTGTGAAGAATTTTTTCAAACCCAATCCTAAAGGTGTGGATATTGATTTTGAAAAGATCATTCTCTATGGTTATATTGATCAGATCGCAAAACTAAAAAATCATCAGCTGATTCACATGAGTGGAGAAACGTATGCCGTTTCACCTAAGTTATCAGGTGATATTGACCCTAATCATGCACTCTGGATTATTCTTGATCTGGACAATCGAAATCAAGTGACAAGAATGCTGCCGATAGAAGAAGACTGGCTTTATGACCTGCCTTTTTTTCCGATAGAAGACTCCAAACAAATAGACTTTGATACTGACAATTTCAGGCTCTCGGTTGAGCAAGTCAGTCGTATTGGTGCGATCGTTTTATCCAAAGAGAAAATTACTAACAATAAACTCACTCCAGATATTGTCGAGTTTGTGGCCAGGAAACTGCTGCCATCATTTAAGGCCAAGTTTGAAAGTGACACTTTTAAAAGACTACAGGTTTTTGAAAAGTACTCAGAAAATAAGATTGATGATTTTGAAATCGCACCGTGGTTTAAAAATCAGGTTGAGTATCTTTTAGGTGATAGCTCTTATAATTTAGAAACTATTCTGGATGCTTTTGTCCTTGAGGTATTTAATTATCTCAATACAGATCAGGCCTATGATCTGGAAGTCGATCTTCCTTTGAGTCTGCAGTTGAATGATAAAAGAAAAGTGACAATTAATTACGATGTGACCAATGGAATCCATTGTGAGTCTTATATTCAAGATTTTTATGGTCTAGCGAGTGTTCCAAGCATTTTGAAAGGAAAAGAGAAAATAAAAATTCATCTTTTAGGCCCACACAAGAGAGCATTGCAAGTCACGATGGATTTAATGAGTTTCTGGGAAAAGACCTATAAAGAATTATATGGGGAATTAAAAAGAGATTATCCAAGACATCACTGGGCGCTGGACCCAAAAAACGCTAAACCAATCCTGCTTTTAAAGAATGTAAAGTAAAGGCCCCGCAAGCAGGGCCAATACAATTCTTAGTCCAGATCAAGTTGACCGACTATACTTATCCCGAGACATATATTGAACTGAGAGTGAACTTTTTACATGGCCACAGATGAAGAACTGTAACTTTTCTTGTATATTCATCTCCCTATGGCAAAACTCGAGCTTGAGCGAATTATCTCCAAACGCGGACTTCTTAGTCGAAAAGAAGCGGCGATTGCTATTTTAGAAGGGCAAGTCATCGTTAACGGCCAGATTTGCAAGGTTCCTCTCGCGTATTTTGATCACCGATCTACTATTGAAATCAAAGGACAGAAAGCTGTTGAACAAAAAAAGCATTACCTGGTTTTAAATAAACCAAGAGGCCTGATTGTCAGTCGTTCTGATGAAAAAAATCGCGCTACGGTGTATGAATGCCTGAGCGAATGGAGTGGTCCATTGGTTCAGGCAGTTGGTAGATTAGATCAGGCAAGTGAAGGTCTGCTTTTATTTACTAATGATCATGTATGGGCCAATAAATTAATGGACCCAAAAACTCACGTCACAAAGACCTATCACGTACAGGCCTCTCCGATTCCGGATGAAGAGGTTTTAAAAAAGCTTTCTGCCGGTATCATGCTCGAAGGAAAAAAAACCTTGCCTGCGAGTTTCCAACTCATTCGTTCAGGTGAAAAAAATGGATGGATTGAAGTTCAATTAACTGAAGGGCGTAATCGTCAGATTAGAAAAATGCTTGAAAGTGAAAATATTGATGTTTTAAGATTAATCAGAGTTCAGTTAGGTATTATTACTCTCGGTGATTTGCAAAAAAGTGAGTGGAGAGAGTTAAGTGCAGCTGAAGTTAAAATTTTAACTCAATAACTAAATAAAAGTTTTAATCGCGCGAATCGTTTCTGCGGGAGCACTAATACTAGGAAAGTGTCCTGTCGCCTTTAGTGTAACCATCATACTATCTGAAATATTATCTTTAATAAACTGACCAACATTCACCGGTGCAACCAGATCGTCTGAGGCCTGAATTATTAAAGTAGGTACTTTCACTTTATTAAGATGAGAGCGGTTGTCAGTTAAAAATGTCACTCGGGCAAAGTGCGAAGCAATCTCAGGTTTCACTTTGCAGAAAGTTTTAGCGAGTTCTAAAGCGAGTTCTGGATGATCCGCATTTCTCATTAAGGCCGGCGCCATAGTTGTGGCCCAATTCAAATAATTATCATCAATAGAAGTGAGTAGTTCTTCAACATCTTCCTGATTAAATCCTCCCACATATCCATCTCTGTTTAAATAACAAGCAGAGGGGCCGATCAGAACGATTTTTTCAAAGAGGTGTGGTTTTTGAATGGCCGCAAGAATTCCAATCATTGCACTCACTGAGTGACCAACAAAGATTGGTTTTTCCAGTTTTAATGTTTCACAAATTTCTAAAACATCAGCAGCGTATCCATGAAGGGAATTGTATTTTGTTCGATCGTATGAAGAGATATCAGAGTTCCCTGCACCAACATGATCGAAGAGGATGATTTGGTGATTGTCAGCAAAAGCAGGAGTTATGTGTTGCCACATATGTTGATCGAGACCGTACCCATGAGCAAAAATGATGGGTCTGCCTTTACCAAATACTTTTACATTATTTCTCTTCAACACTTCCATAAAATTGTCTCGGGTTATATAAAGATTTTATTCTAGTGCCTTGAAAGTTGCGAGTTTATTTATAGAGGAAATGAAAAATTAATATTGGAGGGCCCCTAAGGCGATGAATAGAGATGTAAGAAAGTTAAGCAACCTGACTTATGTGATCCTATTGTTAAGATACCTAGATAGTCGCACCTCTCACTGTAATTCCGATTGTATTTATCTCAAATTACATCATAAAATAATCTCATGAAAAAATCTTACATTCTTATTGTTCTTAGTACGCTTTTGATCTCTGGTTGTGCCACACGCTCGCCAGTCGTCGTTTCAGAACCTCAGGTTAAAGTAAAAAAAGAAGCCGTTATAAAGGTTAAGGAAAAGGTCGTAAGGCCCATTGCTGTAACTAAGCCTTCTGCAGATGTGATCATGATTGATCATCAGTATTTTAAAATCGCTTATAATTTAAAAAGACGCTTACCCGAATACGTGACTTACCAACTGGCAGCGGAGCAGTTAAGAAGCAAATCGGCCGAGAGAAAAAATAAGTTTGTTCCAGATCCATATCTGGTTGATAAGGATCTCCCTTATGTTGTGACGTCCGAATACAATCGTTCGGGTTACGATAGAGGTCATCTTGCTCCATCGGCGGACTTTGCGTGGAATCAGGATGCCAATAATATGACTTTTGTGATGTCGAATATGGCCCCTCAAACGCCGGGACTTAATCGTGATGCATGGAAGAGACTGGAAGATCAGGTAAGGAAGTGGGCCTGTGGAGAGGAAAAAGTCACTGTGATCACAGGGCCGGTATTAGCGGATAATCTTCCTACATTAAAAAGTGGATTAGAAATCCCTCAGGATTTTTTCAAGATTGTTATTGATGAAACCGCACCTAAGAAAATGATCGCATTTTTGTATCATCAAACAGATAAAGGGAATGTTTTGAAAGAGCGCATGGTCCCAATGAATAATATAGAGAAAGCTACAGGTATTGCTTTTACTCAAGATTTCCCAGAGCTGCAGAGTGGAAAAATGCGCGTCCCTGCAAGCTTAAATGAATGGAAAGAAGCAGACTGTAAATAAGGAGTATGTATGACAAAAAATTCAAAAACAGCATTGATCGTTGGAGCTTCAAGAGGATTAGGACTTGGGTTAGTTCAAGAGTTAATTTCAAGAGGATGGAATGTGATTGCAACTGAAAGAAAGAATGATCCAAAGTCTGCTCTTCGAATTTATGCCAACCAAAAAAACGATAACCTTAGAATTGAGCAAGTCGATATCAATGAAGCAGACTCAATTCATAACCTGCAAAAAAATCTTGTCGATACTAAGTTAGATATTTTATTTGTGAATGCCGGTATTGCCAATGACCCTTCCGAAACAGCAGGTCAGACGAGCACCGAAGAGTT
Coding sequences within it:
- a CDS encoding alpha/beta fold hydrolase is translated as MEVLKRNNVKVFGKGRPIIFAHGYGLDQHMWQHITPAFADNHQIILFDHVGAGNSDISSYDRTKYNSLHGYAADVLEICETLKLEKPIFVGHSVSAMIGILAAIQKPHLFEKIVLIGPSACYLNRDGYVGGFNQEDVEELLTSIDDNYLNWATTMAPALMRNADHPELALELAKTFCKVKPEIASHFARVTFLTDNRSHLNKVKVPTLIIQASDDLVAPVNVGQFIKDNISDSMMVTLKATGHFPSISAPAETIRAIKTFI
- a CDS encoding pseudouridine synthase, giving the protein MAKLELERIISKRGLLSRKEAAIAILEGQVIVNGQICKVPLAYFDHRSTIEIKGQKAVEQKKHYLVLNKPRGLIVSRSDEKNRATVYECLSEWSGPLVQAVGRLDQASEGLLLFTNDHVWANKLMDPKTHVTKTYHVQASPIPDEEVLKKLSAGIMLEGKKTLPASFQLIRSGEKNGWIEVQLTEGRNRQIRKMLESENIDVLRLIRVQLGIITLGDLQKSEWRELSAAEVKILTQ
- a CDS encoding DNA/RNA non-specific endonuclease; amino-acid sequence: MKKSYILIVLSTLLISGCATRSPVVVSEPQVKVKKEAVIKVKEKVVRPIAVTKPSADVIMIDHQYFKIAYNLKRRLPEYVTYQLAAEQLRSKSAERKNKFVPDPYLVDKDLPYVVTSEYNRSGYDRGHLAPSADFAWNQDANNMTFVMSNMAPQTPGLNRDAWKRLEDQVRKWACGEEKVTVITGPVLADNLPTLKSGLEIPQDFFKIVIDETAPKKMIAFLYHQTDKGNVLKERMVPMNNIEKATGIAFTQDFPELQSGKMRVPASLNEWKEADCK
- a CDS encoding ATP-dependent helicase C-terminal domain-containing protein translates to MHSFPIDSIKDKILDSLDVVDFLVIKSTPGSGKTTRVPLFLKEKYQKKIYVLEPRKLAAKLASTFVARSLGEVPGQSVGHIFKYERVASDKTQIVFLTEGTFLRILASDPKLSDCDVIILDEFHERHYYTDVALSFLLKIKETNPNLKIIIMSATINLTELDVLLQGKAKTLELNESKHTLKLDYLPNDTLVLKDPLERKVYNALSSVINRPGHVLIFLPGMFEIKKCEEIIQNNFNFEVIILHGEVGGVDITDEYYDLSKKKIILSTNIAESSVTIPGVRTVIDSGLHKINKLNPVTRLPFVELRKISQSSAIQRANRASREDAGLAFRLYSEFDYQGRDQFDTPEINRVDLSELMITTADIFNRGIEDFTFLAPLKESEVIKSKKYLEEIGLFEEGKPNAAAKRLSRFPFHPRISKILDEASKGNERSFNNVVNYLADLIEPKSSYRFKTLVKNFFKPNPKGVDIDFEKIILYGYIDQIAKLKNHQLIHMSGETYAVSPKLSGDIDPNHALWIILDLDNRNQVTRMLPIEEDWLYDLPFFPIEDSKQIDFDTDNFRLSVEQVSRIGAIVLSKEKITNNKLTPDIVEFVARKLLPSFKAKFESDTFKRLQVFEKYSENKIDDFEIAPWFKNQVEYLLGDSSYNLETILDAFVLEVFNYLNTDQAYDLEVDLPLSLQLNDKRKVTINYDVTNGIHCESYIQDFYGLASVPSILKGKEKIKIHLLGPHKRALQVTMDLMSFWEKTYKELYGELKRDYPRHHWALDPKNAKPILLLKNVK